In Hippopotamus amphibius kiboko isolate mHipAmp2 chromosome 6, mHipAmp2.hap2, whole genome shotgun sequence, the genomic window TACACATAAGTTAttaaaagagtagatacatgtgtGAGCCAATAATTACAGAGCAGTGTGATCATTACAGTAACCGAGGTGTGACCACATACAGATGAGGGAGTGATCAGGTTTGAGGTGGTGGTGGAAATTTAGCCAGATGAGATTTTATGGTCTAAGTGATGGCAGCTTAGGGTTCCACGGGTGGATAAGAGTTTTTTTTGGCGagtcagagggaaatttataagtGCAACGACACAGGGGCGAAAAAGGAAAATGGCATTTTCTGACAGTTATaaacttgtacaagagtgtaaattTCCAGGGATGGAAGAACAATTAGGAGAAAAGGCCAGAAAGGTCAGGTAAGTTCCAGGGCCTTCAGGGCCTTTGAGGCCATGCAAGGAGGCCTGGGCTCCACATTCTGGTGGTTGTGTTGGAGCTGGGGGTACAGCTACAGAGCATGACTATTCCTTTGTAAATTTTATCTGGAAGGCACAAGTCAGCATACACAATTCCAGATAACCATacttggggtgtttttttttttgaactacaaagggattcaggaaaaaaaatatggaggTAAATAAGTACAAGTAGGTCACCCtcctctaaaaatgtcccagtatGGATGTTACTGATTGTGGGTTAGCAGTTCTATCTATATATGTACCAAGAATAACATAATGATGACATATTCTATTTGAAATATTTGTCATTTATCGTCAGTGGGAAGTATTGTGAGAGGTACCAAGAAAACATgacattttctgtctttaaaacatGTTGTCTTTCTTAAAGCATCCTAACCATCTTTGGGGGATGCAAGCAAGAACACAGCCAGCTAGTAAACAGAAATTTGCATTGAGGACCCCAACACATACTCAAACAGTAGGAGAAGTAATTGTTTTCAACCAGGGACGTGAGGAAGGAGCATGGAGGTGGTGGCCCAGGAAGGCTTTGCTGAGATGGAATATTCAACCACCGTTAGAGTATttgctgggcagagggagaatttcaaagaataaaaatacagtatGCTTGCCCTTGAATTGTGCACATGCAGGATGTAAGTGCaatattacagtacagtattttATGTGGCTCAGTAATGCGGCTCGTGCCTCCATGGTGTACTGGCATCCTGAGGAAGAAGCTCTTTGTAAGGAGAAGCACCTTCATCCGGGTATCAGGGCTTTCCAGCCTACTCCCCAGAAGCTTTACGTCTAGCATCGCTTTCAGGCTCTAGCTTCAGTTTTTACGACAGAACCTgcgaggtgttttgtttttgtttttgttttaaatcaggtGGGATACAAAAGCAGTAGTGTTGTTTGAATTACGTGTGCCAAAGAATGTGAGGAGCTTTTGTTTTAGGGTGgaggaatatattttttatagttaagaaaatatatttttaggaatGTACATTTCCCCGTAATAATCTTTTCCAAAGCGTAAGTGAATACTCTTGAAAAGGTGACCTCTAGTGGTCATTTGCTTCCTGTTGCATTCTCTTACTGATTCTTCATTCTGCTTATGAATAGATCTACGTGgaattaaaatttatatcatCCTTTCTGTACACCAGGATAGTCAttggttttaatttatttctatttcattgctTACATTTGATTTCCAAGTAAATTGTCTTTGGAAGTCTTGTCAATAAATCGTTAACCATGATAAAGTTCTCAGCCTAGGGTTATGTTGTCTGACTGACTTGTATGGTTTTCATGGATGGATGCTGCGATCTTTCTCCCTTTCATACATGGTAGCctctttgtgaattttttacataagaatatatatattaaggGATCCATACAAATGTTAGTTGCTGCAAAAAAGAGAGTTGTTTCTTTAGCTAGAAACAGTTGATTTTGCAATCGACAGTCAGTCTTACTGTTGGTTTGACTGTGAGTATATGGGACTCTGGCAAAATGAAATGGagcaaaacacacaaagaagacAGCCATGACAACAAATACTTTACCTTCCAGCCTTTTGTTGTTTTGTCTGTCCTTACTCTTGGACTTCCTATAAGAATCGTATACTTTTTTTGCAATCACCATATAGAACAGAAACATTAGGACCAAAACAGTCCAGAAAATGAACTGGGAAATATAATTCACCACTTCATGCCATTTCAGCCCCAGAGGACCCTTTAAGGAGGCACACTTCTTCACAGATGATGGTGTTGCTTCCTTGTTGCTTAAGATCATATTTGGCAGGGAGAGGAAGAACAAAAAGAGCCAGATGAGAGTTGAGACCACTTTTGCAAAAGCAGGTTTCTGTACGAAAAATTTTCCGAAAGGTCTGATGATCTTGAGGAACCTGTCAAAGGCTATGAGCCCCAGCAGCGTGATGCCCACATACATGGTCTCATAAAAGACGACGGCAGAGAAACGGCACACGAAGGCTCTGAGCTGCCAGGGTCCGAGGCGTGCATCGGAGAGGATTTTAAACGGAAGCATGAATGTCATTATCAAGTCGGCCACCAAAGTGTTTTTGAGGTAGATAATGAAGGTGGAGGAGCTGGGGATGTGAATGAACACCCACAGGGCCAAAGTGTTCAGCAGGATGCCCATGAAGAAGACGACAGTGTAGATGGCCGGGAACACCAGGTGtgctgtctgtgtgtctctggggCACCGCTCAGACCCGTTGAAGCCCTTCATCACTGTGGCGTTCATGGTTTCCAGTGTCCGCTGTtacaaataaacatatacacaaagTAAAACAAGAAGCATTTCATGATTTCAACATGCTACTTGTTAAAAACAGACTTTAGGTTTGCAGCGTATTAGCACCTTACATTTACTCATCACGTTTAATAGATCAGTTGAGAAGGCACATGTTATTTCTGGCtagaatttttaaagcacataGTACATTTTTGGTACTTGTCACAGTACCATTACTTTCACACCCTTATGAAATCCAAATAAGAGGTTCTACCCCATTAACAAGTTCTACTTTTAACATGGCAGTAAAACAAAACTGCTCAGTGGTAAAATTATTCATGTCAGATTGCTATACATTATGTCATTTCCCGTACTTATAATTTATGGTTTGCAGAATGTTAACCTTAAagcattttttccccttgaacATATTCCATCATTTCTAAGTAAGCCACTCATAATAACAATAGAAATTCACCTTTCTTTGGGAGGATACTCAGCTCGGTGTCTTGCGATCGAGGCAGTCGTTAGTTCAGCCCATGAAGGGCTTGTGAAGCAAATGTCGTTCTGCTTTCTTATACCAAGCTTCCTTCCTCATTTTCACGTGTGCAGTGTGATCCATTAGGACCTCTTCACATGCAAAACTTTGGGGGATTTGCTAATAAAgctcttttattttaaacttatgtACTGTTAATCTACTCCGATTTGAATAAATCAGTTTAGTtgcagttgtttttattttattcatttttttattttatatttttttataaatttatttgtgggctatgttgggtctgttgctgcatgcaggctttctctagttgcagcgagtgggggctactctttgttgcagtgagcgggcttctaattgtggtggcttctcttgtggagcacaggctctaggcgcatgggcttcagtagttgtggcacacgggctcaataattgtggctcatgggctctagtgctcaggctcagtagttgtggtgcacaggcttagttgctccgtggcatgtaggctcttcccggaccagggatcgattcttaagcactgcgccaccaggaaattccctaattgtaattgtttttatattttctcatataaTAACTTTCTTGCAGTTTATCTTCTCTACATGTTCGATGAAATTTTTAGTGCCCTTTGTATACAATAATAGcaagaaatgtaaagaaaatagcTCCAGATTATAGAAGAATTGACTCTGTAATCAGACAGCATCATCATCTGTATCCTTGTAGACTGCCTTTTTGAGAAATTTGTGTTCGTTAGGGATGACCTGATTATTTCTATAGACATTTATGTTAGTCTTTTGGTCTTTCAAtctctgagagagagagtgatgtGTTTTCTTAGACCCAGATTTTGGGGGGTTAGAATTCCAGATTCACCAATTACTGGGTAGTAGATAATAGACAAATGATTTAGTggctctgtgcctcattttccccatctgtataaTGGGTTTAATAATAGTACATACCTCAGTGTTGAGAGGCTGAGATGAGTGTCTAGAGTAGTGCTGACTATACTTgaagcatgaaaaaaatgttagccACTCACTGCTGTGGTGAGCGAATTGCAGATTTAAATGGAGATATACTACTccacttattataaagctattttTGGAACTCTCTTCTATATTTGTGACTGTATGCAAAGTGCTGAAGACTTCAGGAATTTCATCAGTCAACCTTGGGCTAAGTTCTATAAAGTTTTTGCAGGACGTAATTGCTGTTTTTGTATAGAGAAAGTTGTTGTCTATGAAGAAATGTTTCCTTGCCAGATAAAGGGAACAAGGAAATCAGGAGATCCTATGAGGGGATGTGGAGTTCTCTATGGTGAGTTTCACTTCATATTTCTTGCTATGAGTTTTACCACAGAATTGGACCAGACTGTCGCATTGGCTTGATGAAGCATTTTGGGACACTTAGCTTAGAATTCTGCGAATAAAATTCAGTATCCCACTGGGCATTTTTATGAGAGAATAGGATGCCTAATAATTTTGGTTGGAACTACCCAGTGTGTTGGCACAGTTTGAAAAACTGGTGTTTGACTCAAATAAACTGATTCCTGGAAATACAGATTCGGGATTTTATTAATGTAATGGAACATAATTTAAACATTATATCCTTTTATTTGCTTGAgtagagaacaaaaacaaacttaaaaaaatttaagtagagGGACTAGACATATGTAATTAAGTATAAATTTCCTGATGGCTCCAAATCCAGTATTTAGATGCAGGTTTGGAATAGTTTCAGTTTAAACATGGGAAATGCTGTAAAAGATGGTTTCATAATCTGAAAACTGGAAATCACTTTTTGGTCAAATTTCAAAATGACAAAGTGTGGGAAACCTCAAAAGAGGAACTGATTTATGGTGGCATTTCTAGAGTTACAGAAGTATCTTCTCTTAAATGTGGTAGGTTTCAAAATGTTTGACCATAGCAAATATCCAACAGATCACTCACTCCTTTATGTCCATGTGCTTCATGCATATTAGCCAATGGTCTCTTAGTTCACAGCGGTGCGGGTATCCCCCGGGGGAGGGTCCTTCACATTTGATGCCATATCTGAGAGGCTATGACGGGGCAAGAGCAGTGCCTCAGGAgctagactgcctgggttcaattctTTATTCCACCTTTACTTACGACTTTGGTCAAATTACTTATGCTCTCTATGAAACCAGTGCCCCCTCTTAACAATGAAAATAAGTAATAGTCTTGCTTTATGGGGTTATTAAGGGGATAAAATGAGTGAACGTTTACGAAGGGCTTTGAATGATGCCCTTCAAATGGTACATGTTAATAAGTTTCttgttaaatgaaattaaaagaaaaatggaatactGTGTACACACGTAGGGATAGTGCATGAAAGACAGGAGTGAATCGAAGATACGATGAAAGGTCCTAGAAATTATTTCGATTTGGCAAGCTCCTaaactaaacatttaaaatcCTATCAAGTTCAAAGGGAATTTAGTCAAAACCAGTGAAATCACAGTAGCTATACTGTTGTAAGTGATTATGTggtcttatttaattcttaccaCAGCCTCAGAGATtcgtcccattttatagatgagaaaatggaagcacagaCGTTAAGCAGTTTGCCCAAAGTCCTGCAACCAAAGCCCACTGTAAACCTGCACGGTCTGGTTCCAGAGCCCCTGCTTGGAACCACTCCCTCTCTCTTCTGTCTGCCAAAAGCCAGAAATCGGGTGAATGCAGATTTGTTTACCAAAATCTGGAGTTTTTGAGCTGGGTATTACTAATTGATGAGTGAGGAGATACAATTCACTATATAGTTTCATGAACTTGTGAAATTCTTTGTCTCAAAGTGAGGTGCTGGGTTGAAAACATAAATTGGTTCATAGCAGTATGATCAGGAGAGAATCAAATATGTAAGGAAAAGTCATAGACATTAATGGGAATAAAATCTTTTTGCATTTGTCATCTCCTCAGGGATTGTCTTTGGATCAGCGTTAACAGTGTAAAGTTCCTGTTGATGTAACCAGtactatataaataatatttgaaaagataaggaAGTATTTGCTTTCATTCGGGATGAAAGTATAAGTGGGAACCCCTATACTCATAGAAGAGCCTTTTGCTTCACATGACAGGATACCACGGTACTTGCTCAGATAATATGAATGTGTTTAAAATCCCACATTGAATTAACCCAAGGTGGTaataatctaaaataaatttGCAGTTTAACATTAACTGTAGTGATCCAtttgtataaataaatttaatattagaaaacCTCTACATATAACTGGAAACAGGCAATAAATGTACACTTATCtgaaacatttatattaatatccagttttattttattataaaagggaAATCAGTTTAAAGAATTCAAATGTAGACATATATAATAGAAAGTAAAAGTTAATTCcctttacatatatataccaatgtgtgtgcatatatatatatatttatttatttatttattggcatattgGATCTTTGTTTCATTCTGTGTTAGTACATGAAGATTTgctaagaaatttttttaaaaaggttgcaCCATATAAAGATACCTTAGTTTAGTTAAGCTGTTACCGATGGGCATttagattttttccccattttcttttctatattaaaaaCATGCTGTAGAGCAAATACCTCTCCAcgtatttttgtatatttgttccAACATATATTTATAGGAAGTTTCCTagaagtgggattattggatcaaaAGCTGTGCATTGCAGTGTtgaatgatattttcaaaaagcCTTCCAGAAAGATTGTACCCATTTATAGTCTCACTGAGTGCAATTATCCAATACtattattaaaaatcttttaaatcaaTTCTAAAAAACTTACAGGTGAAAAAAAGCCATGTcatgtaaatgtaaatttatttattagtgaGGGtatatatcttttaatattttcattgcctCTTTGTATTTCTCCTGGAAATTGATTTTTCTTGcccttttcccattttctaaaaaaaagtcaGGTTGTTTCTCTTTACTTATTGGCTTGTAAgaatatttgtatgtgtgtagtTCCCACTGGCATCGTTGTAATCTCACTTACCACTTTGGGTGTTACCATCCAATAGCGATCACCTCAATCAGCCACGAGAACCTTCAGGTATTTTCAGTGCAAAACTGCTGAAACACGGAAATGCATGAAGAGAGGGTTCTTTCTCTACATAGGGCTTTTCTCCCCGTTTTTAGGGTTCTAGTCCAGGCGTTGTCAATGTTCTAAACAGCcagttagtaaatatttcagttttgtgGCCCTGCagtctgtcacaactactcaacccAGTTGTTGTGGCAGGAAACCAGCCATAGATAAAACCcgagtgggtgtggctgtgtgctaATAAAACCTTACGGACACTGAAGCTTGAATTTCATACAGCTTTGGTGCAATGTGAAGTTTTATTCTTCTGATTTTCCTCCtgcaaacatttgaaaatgtagAAACCATTCTTAAGTCACAGGCTGTACAGAAGAGGTGCTGGGCTAGATTTGGCTTGCTGGCTAGAGTTTGTCATGCCTGCTTTAGACTGTTTAGAGAAACCACTGAGATAAACTGCCAATAACCAGCATCCTTAGGACTTGTTAGCCACTAAGGGCTAGACTACATTTTGTTTGTCTCATCTTCTGAACCTGAGTCTACAAAAGCTGGCCTCTCTCTCTCAGGTATTGTGAAATGTGACATGTGTATATTAAAATTACTAGAGAGAGTGACATGTTCTGTGTGTAAtgagtgctccataaatattgaTGTCTCAGTCCGTCTTGACTGGGTTCAGTTTGCTATATGATGTAGAAGTATATGCTTCTAATGTCTTTGAATAAAGAATTCTCAACAAAGTGTGATTTAGAGTTTAATGtaaatttttcatattatatataaaaatatagataattccaaacattttacaattttttttcctagaagtaTTGTAATACCATTagcttttctgattattttctttctcttgtggaAATTATCTCAGTGAATGAGTTTAATCCAAAATGAAGGATTATTCAAGAAATCTCTGCCCACCCTGCAGTGTCCTGACACCTCATGTGATCTTGGCACCCTGACGTGGCCAGCTTTCATCCACTCTCTACCCCTGACTTGGCTGGATTGAGGAGTAGATCCGCCCTTCATTTTTCCCGTATATAGAATAAGGTCAGATTAGTTGATCCTTAGTTTCTCTTCCAGAAATATCCTGGTATTCTTACAGAGCGTATTTACTCATATGACATTAGAGTGAATCCCATTGGTCTACCTGGAAGAAATGGCTGCTGCCTTTGCCCCAGCAGTAGGTCAAATATGCATCTTTTTTGATACATTTCTCCACTGACGTCCAGTGCTCACTTACAGAAGTGCCAGAGAAAGAAACACCATGTAGAAAGTTAAATGAGTTCAACTTTGTACTGAAATTTAATTCAGCACATGAAAATAGATTATTATTGGAGTTCAGTGAACTGCCTTTTACTACAATTcgcagtttttatttcttcacacATTATACTTA contains:
- the P2RY13 gene encoding P2Y purinoceptor 13, with amino-acid sequence MNATVMKGFNGSERCPRDTQTAHLVFPAIYTVVFFMGILLNTLALWVFIHIPSSSTFIIYLKNTLVADLIMTFMLPFKILSDARLGPWQLRAFVCRFSAVVFYETMYVGITLLGLIAFDRFLKIIRPFGKFFVQKPAFAKVVSTLIWLFLFFLSLPNMILSNKEATPSSVKKCASLKGPLGLKWHEVVNYISQFIFWTVLVLMFLFYMVIAKKVYDSYRKSKSKDRQNNKRLEGKVFVVMAVFFVCFAPFHFARVPYTHSQTNSKTDCRLQNQLFLAKETTLFFAATNICMDPLIYIFLCKKFTKRLPCMKGRKIAASIHENHTSQSDNITLG